CTTTTTCCTAACTAAAAACATAACGAAATAAAATCTAGAGCTTAAATGAAAGCCTACTTTAATTTTTATTTAAAAGGTTAAGGGAAGAGCTTTTTTAATTTTAAGGCAACCCTCATAGATCCCCGGGCTATTTTGATGAAGGCCAAGCTTTATATTTTTATCTTTTTTACCCACCCTATTCTTTATGAAAAATAGCATCGATCTCTTCCATAAAAATTGCGAAAGATGGTCTTCTACTAATCCCCAAAAAGCACTTTTGCTGCCCTACATAGATTGTAAGGACGTGGCATTTTGTATAACTCAGCAGGAAGAACAAAATTTAAAATTTCAACATGGAGAAGAAACTTACTTCTTTCATTGTCAAAAAGGAGCCCTTGATGAAGCAAAAGAGTGGTTCAAAATGACCAAGCTAGCTGAGGTGCCCTTAATATATGTCTATGGCGTAGGCTTAGGTTATTACTATCAAGCTGCTCAAAGCTGGCTTCAAGAAGATCCTTCACGCCGCCTTGTTTTCCTAGAAGATAACCTAGCGGTCATTCATCGCCTCTTTGAAACTCATCTAGGCTTTCAGCTAGTTCATGATCCTCAAGTGCAGCTGCATTTTTTTGAGGATTTAGAAAATAGCAAAGAACTGTTCCATCATCTTTACTGGAATTTTTTTTTAACAACCCTTACGGTATCAGGTTTAAAATTATATCAGGATCTGAAAGCAGAACAATATGCCCATTTAAAGCATACGCTTGCTTATGAAGCATCCCTTAAAAATAGCCTGCTTACAGAATACCTTGAATATGGGGTAGGTTTTTTTAAAAATTTTTATCCTAATATTCTTTCTTTAGAAGGTGCTTATTTAGCTGATGAGCTTTTTGGGAAATTTCATAACATCCCTGCTATCATTTGCGGGGCAGGCCCTTCTTTAGAAAAAAATCTTTCTCTGCTAGGTAAGCTTTTAAATAAGGCTTTAGTTTTTGCGGGAGGGTCGGCGCTAAACGCTTTGAATAAAAGCGATATCCAACCCCATTTTGGGGCAGGTATAGATCCCAATGCCCCTCAATATGACCGGTTAAGTACTAACAGTTCTTTTGAAACGCCCTTTTTTTATCGCAATCGCCTGTTACATAAGGCCTTTAATACTATTCATGGTCCACGCCTTTATGTTACAGGAAGTGGTGGATATGATATTTCTTCTTTTTTTGAAGAAGGTTTGGGAATTAAAGGTACACCTATTGAGGAAGGGCATAATGTCGTTAACTTTTGCTTAGAGATTGCGCATGCTTTAGGATGTAATCCCATTATTTTTGTAGGCATGGATTTAGCCTATACCGATATGAAGGCTTATGCTTCAGGCGTCATAGAAGATAATCGTGTCGAGGCGGCCGACATTACAACAACGCAGAATATCGATCAAGTGGCACTGCTTAAAACAGATATCTATGGAAAGCCTATTTATACTTTATGGAAATGGATAGCAGAAGCTGAATGGATAGGTGATTTTGCTAAAGCTCATCCGGATATCAAGGTAATCAATGCCACAGAAGGGGGGTTAGGAT
The window above is part of the Neochlamydia sp. AcF84 genome. Proteins encoded here:
- a CDS encoding 6-hydroxymethylpterin diphosphokinase MptE-like protein, producing MAFCITQQEEQNLKFQHGEETYFFHCQKGALDEAKEWFKMTKLAEVPLIYVYGVGLGYYYQAAQSWLQEDPSRRLVFLEDNLAVIHRLFETHLGFQLVHDPQVQLHFFEDLENSKELFHHLYWNFFLTTLTVSGLKLYQDLKAEQYAHLKHTLAYEASLKNSLLTEYLEYGVGFFKNFYPNILSLEGAYLADELFGKFHNIPAIICGAGPSLEKNLSLLGKLLNKALVFAGGSALNALNKSDIQPHFGAGIDPNAPQYDRLSTNSSFETPFFYRNRLLHKAFNTIHGPRLYVTGSGGYDISSFFEEGLGIKGTPIEEGHNVVNFCLEIAHALGCNPIIFVGMDLAYTDMKAYASGVIEDNRVEAADITTTQNIDQVALLKTDIYGKPIYTLWKWIAEAEWIGDFAKAHPDIKVINATEGGLGFPGVPNETLQEVADKYLIENYDFKGMIHSEIFNSSMPQVKKEKISSLMQDLQQSLTRCVEDFEILIEETRVIKLRSEKDQKVCFPQQTGKAALYESDLAEEIGYRYVLHIFNEAYTRVLNRELQGIQHASISEVQQALEKLDLLIKRFAFLRDVAKVNLELIKMAMHEHAALPATTFPKPGKITCKQTKVQGVIQGNSSFHAQGQILSSAYFEKGLQEGVAEFFYPNGQLYSRQVFKEGVWEGKQEFYYPTGIVKTLLNYESGKLITAQLFYPNETLKSHVAPLRDENPPNE